One genomic segment of Brassica napus cultivar Da-Ae chromosome A3, Da-Ae, whole genome shotgun sequence includes these proteins:
- the LOC106438668 gene encoding probable galacturonosyltransferase-like 6, with protein sequence MLWITRLSAFFSAAMAVIVLSPSLQSFPPAAAIRSSDRSLISSFRNSPPFRNAADECLLSSAADSNVCNPFLVHVAITLDVTYLRGSIAAVNSILQHSLCPESVFFHFIVSSETNLESLVRSTFQELKFNVYYFAPETVRGLISSSVRQALEQPLNYARNYLAELLEGCVNRVIYLDSDLVVVDDIVKLWKTGLGSRVIGAPEYCHANFTKYFTGGFWAEERFSGTFRGRRRACYFNTGVMVIDLKKWRRGAYTRRIEKWMEVQRSERIYELGSLPPFLLVFAGHVAPISHRWNQHGLGGDNVRGSCRDLHPGPVSLLHWSGSGKPWLRLDSKRPCPLDALWTPYDLYLHTH encoded by the exons ATGCTTTGGATCACGAGACTCTCTGCATTCTTCTCCGCCGCGATGGCGGTGATCGTCTTATCTCCGTCGCTACAATCCTTCCCTCCCGCGGCGGCGATCCGGTCCTCCGATCGTAGCTTAATCTCGTCCTTCAGAAACTCCCCGCCCTTTCGCAACGCCGCCGACGAATGTCTCCTCTCCTCCGCCGCAGACTCCAACGTCTGCAACCCCTTCTTAGTCCACGTGGCGATCACACTCGACGTAACTTACCTCCGCGGCTCAATCGCAGCCGTCAATTCAATCCTCCAACACTCCTTATGCCCCGAGAGCGTCTTCTTCCACTTCATCGTCTCCTCCGAGACAAACCTGGAGTCTCTCGTGAGATCGACGTTTCAAGAACTAAAATTCAACGTTTACTATTTTGCCCCTGAGACGGTCCGCGGCTTGATCTCATCCTCCGTGAGACAGGCACTCGAGCAGCCTTTGAACTACGCTAGAAACTACCTCGCGGAGCTTCTCGAGGGGTGTGTTAACCGGGTCATATACTTGGACTCGGATCTTGTGGTGGTCGACGACATCGTGAAGCTCTGGAAAACGGGTTTGGGTTCGAGGGTAATCGGAGCTCCAGAG TATTGCCACGCGAATTTCACTAAGTACTTCACCGGAGGGTTCTGGGCCGAGGAGAGATTCTCGGGTACGTTTCGAGGGAGGAGGAGGGCTTGTTACTTCAACACGGGAGTGATGGTGATTGATTTGAAGAAGTGGAGACGTGGTGCGTACACTAGACGGATCGAGAAGTGGATGGAGGTTCAGAGATCGGAGAGGATCTACGAGCTGGGATCGCTTCCGCCGTTTCTGCTTGTTTTCGCCGGACACGTGGCGCCGATTTCGCATAGGTGGAACCAGCATGGGCTTGGTGGGGACAATGTTAGAGGGAGTTGTCGGGATTTGCATCCTGGTCCGGTGAGTTTGCTTCATTGGTCTGGTAGTGGGAAGCCGTGGTTAAGGCTTGACTCGAAACGGCCTTGTCCGTTAGATGCTCTATGGACGCCTTACGACTTGTATCTACACACACATTGA